The bacterium DNA window TTGGTCGGCAGCATGTCATCGTGATGGGCCACGAGAATGCCGTCGGCGGTGCGCTGCACGTCCACTTCGATGCCGTCCGCGCCTTCATCGAGCGCCAGGCGGAAGGATTCGAGGGTATTCTCCGGCGCATGGCGCGGACTGCCGCGATGACCAAAGATCAGCGGCCGGCCACGCGCGGCGGTTAATTGGCGAAAGACTTCATCAAACAAGGCGGTGCAGTGCCTCCTGTATGCGGTGAAGCGGTTGAGTCAGAGCGAGGCGAACATAGCCCACGCCCTCGGGGCCGAAGCCGCGTCCGGGCGTGATCACCACGTCGCGTTCGAGAGCGTGTTCCACAAACGGCATTTCATCCTGTCCCACGCGCGCCCAGACATAAAACGTCGCGGGGCTGTAGGTGACATCCAAGCCGAGGGAGGACAGGGCGCGTTCGGCAAAGGTGCGGCGCTCGCCATACGTGAGGCGGATTTCGCGCACTTCCGGCGGCGGCTCCATGCCGTTGTAACGCAGCAGGCCGTCGGCCATAGCGCGCTGAATCATCAGCGGCGCGCCGCTGTCGATTTGCGTCTTGGCTTTGACCAGTCCCGCAATAATATCTTCCCGCCCCACGGCAAAGCCGATGCGGAATCCGGTGGCATTGAACACCTTGGACAGCGAATGCATCTCCACCGCGTTGTTAGTGAACTGCAGGAAAGACGGCGCGACGTAGCTGCCGAAAGTCATCTCGCTGTAGGCGTGATCGTGGCAGACCACCGTTTCCTTGTGGGTGTCGGCAAAGTCGGCGAGTTTATGCCAGAAGGAGTCCGGCGCAATGGCTCCGGTGGGATTGTTCGGATAGTTGACGAAGAACATCCGCGCGCCCTCGGCCTGCGCAATCTCCGGCAGAAACTGATGCTCCGCTCGCAGCGGCAGCGTGCGCACGCGGCCATCGCAGAGCGCGGTGATGCCCTGTGCGTAGACCGGATAAGCCGGCGACGGCACGGCGACTTCATCTCCCGGATTGACATAAGCACGCCCGAGTGACGACAACCCTTCTTTGCCGCCCAGCACCACGCAGATCTGCGTATCCGAATCCAGTTCCACGTGGAAGCGTCCGGCAAAATAGTGCGCGATGGCCTGCCGCACTTCTCCGTCGCCGCGCGAGGACGAATAGAAATGCGCGTCCGGATCGGCGGTGTGGCGCTGCAAGGATTCGGTGAAACTTGAAGGCGGCGGCAGATCGGGATCCCCGATGCCGAGATTGATCACATCCTTGCCGCGCGCAATCTTCTCGGAGACCTTGCGTTCGAGATCGGCGAAGAGGTAGGGCGGCAGTGTGTTCAGACGATGGGCGTAGTCGAGCATTTGAAGAAAATAGGAAATGTGAAATAGGAATGGAAGACGGGATCTTCCTCAATGGACTCTTTGCCTGCGTGCACCTCTACCCTTGTCATCCTGCATTCTTCTTAGAATGCAGGATCTCTCTTCCCTGCTGCTTCCCGATAGATCCTGCATCCCGCAGACGGGCTGCAGGTCGAAGACTCCGGTGGAGTCCACGGACTCTAACGAGATGACAAGGTCAGGGAAGTGGCGCATGGGACAGTGACAGAGTCTCGCGCCGGTCTTCACGCTCCGGGGGCATGCACGGCCTTCGGTTTCAATAAGGGAATCATCACGGACGAGATGATCATCTTGATAATCCACTGGCCGAGGATAATGCGCGGGTTCCAACCGAAGGCGAGGGTGATGAAGATCGCCGAATCGGCTACGGAGGAAAACAGGTTGGAGATCAGCGAGCGCTGCACGAAGGAGCGCTTGACCACGGTGAAGAGCAGCGTGTCCAGCGACTCGGAGACGATGAACGCCGCCACGCTGGCCAGACTGATGCGCGCCAAAAGCGGCAGGCCGACAAACACGCCCATCAGCCAGCTTAAGACCGCCGTGATGGCGATGAGCATGTAGACCCAGCGCGTGCCGCGGTCGATCTGAATGCGGTCGCGCAGCGTAAAGAGCGGCGCAAAGAAGAACACTCCCGCCGGAGCCTTCACCCCAAACGGCAGCGGCACCATCCAAAGGCTGGCGAAGATATTCGCCGCCACAATCAAAATCACATACAGAACGGAAAGCAGCACAGGTTATCTCTCGTAGTGCCAGGTGGCGGAAATGGCAATGCCGCCCCGCACGTTGAAATGCACGGTCACATCCAGCGACACGGGTTTGACATACTTGACGAAATCCTTGCCGATGTCCACCGCCAGATGCTCATGGAACACGCCGGTTTCGCGGTAGGTTTCGAGGTACAGTTTCATGGATTTGGATTCCACCACGAACTGGTCCGGCAGATAGCTGATTTCGATCTCGGCAAAGTCCGGCTGCCCGGTCATGGGACAGACACAGGTGAATTCCGTGCAGTGCAGGTTCACCGTGATTTCGCCCGGCGCATGATTGGGAAACACTTCCAACCGCCGCGAGGGCCGGGCCTTGCTGCCAAGCTTGGTAAGGGTCTTGAGGTCTTGTTTGGTGGTAGGCATTGAATACAAAATCCAAAAAGCTGAAAAGCGAAAAAGCCAAAATGAAGGCGGGGATGAGGACGCTTAATACGTGAAGACGAAGGCCAGTTCGCGAAAGGTGACATCCTTCGGCAGCGGACGGCCATAGGGAGAAGGAGCATTCCGGTCACGGATGAAGGTTTTGCCGGCGTCATACTGCACATCAAGATGCTGCGCAATGTAGGATACTGCGCGGTTTTCGCGGACGGTGGGAAGCAGCGTCAACGCCTTCAAACAGCCGGAAAGGCGGAATCCGTAGCCGTCCGTCTCGTAGCGGCTGACATCTGTGGAGGCATGAACCGATCTCCAGATCCGCGCGGGTGCATAATGACCGCCGCGCAGGTAGAACAGCTCGCCGATGCTGATCTCATAGCCCGTGCGCTTGGTGATCAGCGCATTGCTTTGGCCCAGCAGCAGATCATTGACCGGATCGATATCCCCAAATCCATTCTGGTAACGGATGTGGGAGACGTCGCTGTCATCGATCAACAGGTCTTCGCCTTCGATGCCGCCTTCTAAAGACAAAACTCGCCATTCGCCACCTGCCGGATGGCGGGCGTTGATGCCGGTGGCCAGCGCAAACGACTGGCGCGCCGTACGCTCCGGCATTTCTTGATTCGGTCCATAACGGCTGCCGGCATTCAACAGGGAATATGCGGCACTCGGGGTGAGAAAGGCTGTCCACGCGAGGCCCTCTGCCGTCGCAGGCTCTGGTGCATAGGGCAACCGTGTATGCCATGGGGCCTGGACAAAGACGCCGTAATCGCTGGAGGTGAACCGCTCCCCATGGCCCCACATCGATGTATACTTTTTCTCATTGAACCCAAGTCCCAGTTCAATCCCGGCATAGTGCGCGCCCACGCCGATACTGAATCCTTTGCTGTCCGCATGGGGATTGAACTCTGCCTCATGGCCGACATCCGATGGGAACAAAATATCCAGCACGCTCTCGTGGTAGCCGATTCCGATGCTGACCGGCAGTTTCCAATGCAGAGCGGATTCATTGAGTCCAAGCTGCACCACACGGCTGGACACGTGGTACTCTCCATAGTACGGATCACGCCAGCCGTAGTGCGTCTGCTGCGGATAGAAGGCCGCCATCAGGCGATTGTGTCCGGCTAAAATGCCCAGCAATCCCGGATTGGACAGCGCGGCCAGCGGATCGGCATTGTCCGCCGATGTGTACACTCCTGCCCGGCCAATAGCCCGTGGCGACACCGGCATCGTCAGTACAGATTGCGCCCATGCGCTTGAGAGGAGAAGGACGTAGGTTAGAACGAGAACGCAGACGGCGGCAAATCGCTTCAGCATGGGTCGTTCCTTATTTGGTGTCTGCAAGAAATTAATCGAACCCGAGGTCTCTCTCGAAGACGATCAATTGGTAGCGGGCACGACATGTCGTGCCCCTACGACGGACACAGATTGTCGGTCCGTACCGGGTGCCTCTGGAGAGGCACCACGGCGAGCGTCCGTGATCAGATTTCCACCTCTCCTTTGAACACAAACTTCGCGGGGCCGCGTTGGCGGATTTCGGAGAAGGTATCGGAGACGGTGATGTGCAACGTGCCGCCGGGTTGAATGACCGCGATGGGCTGGTTGAATTCGAAATGGCCGAGGGCCGCGCCGGCGCAGGCCGTGGCGGTGCTGCCACTGCCGCAGGCGAGGGTGATGCCCGCGCCGCGTTCCCAAACCACAAGGCGGCAGGCGATGGGCGAGATCACATTCACGAATTCGATGTTGGCGCCTTCGGGAAAGGCCGGATGCTTTTCCAGCACGGGGCCATAGGTTTCGGCAAAGGCAATATCCCGCTCCTCGCCGAAAATCACGCCGTGCGGATTGCCCACGTTTACCGGGGCCACCATGAAGTGCTTGTCGCGCGCGCGCAGATCAAGCAGTTCGGGTTTGCCGTTGCCCGTCGAAGATCCCGCTCCGCGGACAAAGCGGGGCCGGGGCATGGTGCCTTCTACGCTATCTTCGGCAACCATCCGCGCGCGCTGAATGCCGCCGCCGGTTTGAATGGTGACGTCCTTGTCCACCCCATAACCACACTCTTTTAAGAAGAGGACGAAGCAGCGCATGCCGTTGCCGGAAATCTCCGCCGGGGAGCCGTCCGCATTGAACAGCACCATGCGGTGGTCGGCTTCGCTGGTGGGCTGGCGGACCAGAATCCCGTCCGCGCCAAGGCCGATATGGCGGTCACAGAGGAAACGGATGATGGGAGGAGTCAGCGTCGGCGTGATCGAGCGGTCGCGGTCCTCCATCAGGATAAAGTCGTTACCGAGGCCGTGGTACTTGGAAAAGGGGATGTTCATGTGTCACAGAATCAAAGGCTTGTTCGCTTGGGGTGTGACCAATATGGGAAATTCTTGGCCAAACAGCAAGACAAAAGACTGGGAGTCCCAAGGCTCCGGAGAAAAGCTGAAAACTGACATCTGGAAGCAGAAGAGCCGAAAGTTATTGAATGCGGCTTCAAATATGCGTATATTTGGTCGTTATGTCCAATCAAAATGTACATTTAGAGTAGGAGTGACCATGCGGAAGTTGATCCTGATTGTGGTGACGGCCTTAGTCTTGACATCCGTGGCATCTGCCGAGCCGTATTACAGCGTCCTTTTTGGACAATCCTGCTTCCTCTGCCATCAAAATCCCACTGGGCGCGGCTTGCGCTCGACCTATGGCAGCCAGTTTTTCGCCACCCGCTATCTTCCCAAATGGGTGCCCGCCGATTCCGTTCTGGCCAAGGTTTCCCCACAAGTCAGTTCGAGCGTGCTGGTAGGTCTGGATTTCCGGCAGATCTGGATGGCGGAAGATGCCCCGGCGGCTGGCCAGCGCGCAGGGTTTTCCGAGCCGTTCAGCTCCAATAC harbors:
- a CDS encoding VUT family protein, producing MLLSVLYVILIVAANIFASLWMVPLPFGVKAPAGVFFFAPLFTLRDRIQIDRGTRWVYMLIAITAVLSWLMGVFVGLPLLARISLASVAAFIVSESLDTLLFTVVKRSFVQRSLISNLFSSVADSAIFITLAFGWNPRIILGQWIIKMIISSVMIPLLKPKAVHAPGA
- the queF gene encoding preQ(1) synthase, whose protein sequence is MPTTKQDLKTLTKLGSKARPSRRLEVFPNHAPGEITVNLHCTEFTCVCPMTGQPDFAEIEISYLPDQFVVESKSMKLYLETYRETGVFHEHLAVDIGKDFVKYVKPVSLDVTVHFNVRGGIAISATWHYER
- a CDS encoding aminotransferase class I/II-fold pyridoxal phosphate-dependent enzyme; its protein translation is MLDYAHRLNTLPPYLFADLERKVSEKIARGKDVINLGIGDPDLPPPSSFTESLQRHTADPDAHFYSSSRGDGEVRQAIAHYFAGRFHVELDSDTQICVVLGGKEGLSSLGRAYVNPGDEVAVPSPAYPVYAQGITALCDGRVRTLPLRAEHQFLPEIAQAEGARMFFVNYPNNPTGAIAPDSFWHKLADFADTHKETVVCHDHAYSEMTFGSYVAPSFLQFTNNAVEMHSLSKVFNATGFRIGFAVGREDIIAGLVKAKTQIDSGAPLMIQRAMADGLLRYNGMEPPPEVREIRLTYGERRTFAERALSSLGLDVTYSPATFYVWARVGQDEMPFVEHALERDVVITPGRGFGPEGVGYVRLALTQPLHRIQEALHRLV
- the dapF gene encoding diaminopimelate epimerase, with translation MNIPFSKYHGLGNDFILMEDRDRSITPTLTPPIIRFLCDRHIGLGADGILVRQPTSEADHRMVLFNADGSPAEISGNGMRCFVLFLKECGYGVDKDVTIQTGGGIQRARMVAEDSVEGTMPRPRFVRGAGSSTGNGKPELLDLRARDKHFMVAPVNVGNPHGVIFGEERDIAFAETYGPVLEKHPAFPEGANIEFVNVISPIACRLVVWERGAGITLACGSGSTATACAGAALGHFEFNQPIAVIQPGGTLHITVSDTFSEIRQRGPAKFVFKGEVEI